One window of Acidimicrobiales bacterium genomic DNA carries:
- the rimO gene encoding 30S ribosomal protein S12 methylthiotransferase RimO, protein MAQPSYWVETLGCPKNQVDSDKLVGTLEADGMTRAGSADEADLVVVNTCAFIESARQESVETVLALADAKRDGARIVVTGCMAERYGDELADALPEADLVAGFGVPVTLGRKPDVPALDLLNLPRPKSSAPWAYVKIAEGCDRSCGFCAIPSFRGKQRSRSLDAILGEVDALEAQEIVLVAQDLASYGRDLGHAGAIVDLVEQVAARVARTRLLYLYPSDLSDALIDAVVATGVPYFDLSLQHVSKPLLRRMRRWGDGGRFLARIDAIRQRCPDAAFRSNFIVGYPGETEADHDQLLAFVEAAQLDWCGFFSYSKEGGTYAADLDGEVSAHLMAERLVELSMLQDAITARRRQALLGETVEVLVDAPGVGRTHREAPEIDGIVHVPDTLPVGQFAKVVVTGATGPDLEAESA, encoded by the coding sequence GTGGCGCAGCCGTCGTATTGGGTCGAGACCTTGGGCTGTCCGAAGAACCAGGTCGACTCCGACAAGCTCGTCGGCACCCTCGAAGCCGACGGGATGACGCGCGCGGGCTCGGCCGACGAAGCCGACCTGGTGGTGGTCAACACGTGCGCCTTCATCGAATCGGCCCGACAGGAGTCGGTCGAGACCGTCTTGGCCCTGGCCGACGCCAAACGGGACGGCGCCCGCATCGTCGTCACCGGCTGCATGGCCGAGCGCTACGGCGACGAGCTGGCCGACGCGTTGCCGGAAGCCGACCTGGTAGCGGGCTTCGGCGTGCCCGTCACCCTGGGCCGCAAGCCCGACGTGCCTGCCCTCGACCTGCTGAACCTGCCCCGCCCCAAGTCGTCGGCGCCGTGGGCCTACGTGAAGATCGCCGAGGGCTGCGACCGCTCGTGCGGGTTCTGCGCCATCCCGTCGTTCCGCGGCAAGCAGCGGTCGCGATCGCTCGACGCCATCCTCGGCGAGGTCGACGCGCTCGAAGCCCAAGAGATCGTGCTGGTGGCCCAGGACCTGGCGTCGTACGGCCGCGACCTCGGCCACGCGGGTGCCATCGTCGACCTGGTCGAGCAGGTGGCCGCCCGAGTCGCACGCACCCGACTGCTCTACCTCTATCCGTCCGACCTGAGCGACGCGCTCATCGACGCCGTGGTGGCCACCGGGGTGCCGTACTTCGACTTGTCGTTGCAGCACGTATCGAAGCCGCTGCTGCGCCGCATGCGCCGATGGGGCGACGGCGGGCGCTTCCTGGCCCGCATCGACGCCATTCGGCAGCGCTGCCCCGACGCCGCCTTCCGTTCCAACTTCATCGTCGGCTACCCGGGCGAGACCGAGGCCGACCACGACCAGTTGCTGGCCTTCGTGGAAGCGGCGCAGCTCGACTGGTGCGGGTTCTTCTCCTACTCCAAGGAGGGCGGCACGTACGCGGCGGACTTGGACGGCGAGGTGTCCGCCCACTTGATGGCCGAACGGCTGGTCGAGCTCTCCATGCTGCAAGACGCCATCACCGCCCGCCGCCGCCAAGCCCTTCTCGGCGAGACCGTCGAAGTGCTCGTCGACGCTCCGGGCGTGGGCCGCACCCACCGTGAAGCGCCGGAGATCGACGGCATCGTCCACGTTCCCGACACGCTGCCGGTCGGCCAGTTCGCCAAGGTGGTCGTCACCGGCGCCACCGGTCCCGACCTCGAAGCCGAGAGCGCGTAG
- a CDS encoding serine hydrolase domain-containing protein, with product MLSLPSAVALLEQGITDGFHLGAQLSVSHRGDSADLAVGNVDVDTPFPWFSQTKALTAVALAQQWERGEVALDDPVAAHIPEFAKEHITVRHLLTHTAGLRNAELAATETDGADWDASVQRACEAGVHDDWVPGRRAGYNPKGAFQLLGEIVRLIDGRSFDEYVRDEVFRPLDMERSSLRATESGVVYDTSGESPRALGGPPPDVRPSSSGVGPASDLLRFWEALCRGGRPVLSPQAVEAMTARHRVGLRDETFGPVIDWGLGLMVNSWQYQQRPTPYGYGDRASPRAFGHGGSQSSIGFVDPEHGLVVVLLTNGMPGEKGNHRRTQPVLTALYEDLAL from the coding sequence GTGCTCTCGTTGCCGTCCGCCGTGGCCCTCCTCGAACAAGGCATCACCGACGGGTTCCACCTCGGTGCCCAACTGTCGGTGTCGCACAGGGGAGACAGCGCCGACCTGGCCGTGGGCAACGTCGACGTCGACACGCCGTTCCCGTGGTTCTCCCAGACCAAGGCCTTGACGGCAGTGGCCTTGGCCCAGCAGTGGGAACGGGGCGAGGTCGCCCTCGACGACCCGGTGGCCGCCCACATCCCGGAGTTCGCCAAAGAACACATCACCGTGCGCCACCTGTTGACGCACACGGCGGGCCTGCGTAATGCCGAACTGGCCGCCACCGAGACCGACGGCGCCGACTGGGACGCATCCGTGCAACGGGCCTGCGAAGCGGGCGTGCACGACGACTGGGTGCCCGGGCGCCGGGCGGGCTACAACCCCAAAGGCGCCTTCCAGTTGCTCGGCGAGATCGTGCGGCTGATCGACGGGCGCTCCTTCGACGAGTACGTGCGCGACGAGGTGTTCCGGCCCTTGGACATGGAGCGGTCGTCGTTGCGGGCGACGGAATCGGGCGTCGTTTACGACACGTCGGGGGAGTCGCCCCGGGCCCTGGGCGGACCGCCGCCCGACGTGCGCCCCAGCAGCAGCGGCGTCGGCCCCGCCTCCGACCTGCTGCGCTTCTGGGAGGCCTTGTGCCGCGGGGGGCGCCCCGTGTTGTCGCCCCAGGCGGTGGAGGCCATGACGGCGCGCCACCGCGTCGGCCTGCGCGACGAAACCTTCGGCCCGGTCATCGACTGGGGCCTGGGGCTGATGGTGAACTCGTGGCAGTACCAGCAACGGCCCACGCCCTACGGCTACGGCGACCGGGCCTCGCCCCGCGCCTTCGGCCACGGCGGCAGCCAGTCGTCCATCGGCTTCGTCGACCCCGAGCACGGCTTGGTGGTGGTGCTGCTCACCAACGGCATGCCCGGCGAGAAGGGCAACCACCGCCGCACGCAGCCGGTCCTCACTGCGCTCTACGAGGACCTCGCCCTGTAG
- a CDS encoding NifU N-terminal domain-containing protein: MATADPQPSPNPNALRFQLDIELPAAMNFNSAEEAAGHPFGEAVFAAEGVASIFGVNDFVTVTRRPGAEWEPIVATVQAAAAEHLSS; this comes from the coding sequence ATGGCCACCGCAGACCCGCAGCCGTCCCCCAATCCCAACGCCTTGCGCTTCCAGCTCGACATCGAGTTGCCCGCGGCCATGAACTTCAACAGCGCCGAGGAGGCCGCCGGCCACCCCTTTGGCGAGGCGGTGTTCGCGGCCGAGGGCGTGGCGTCGATCTTCGGGGTCAACGACTTCGTGACGGTGACCCGCCGGCCCGGCGCCGAGTGGGAGCCGATCGTGGCGACGGTCCAAGCCGCCGCGGCCGAGCACCTGTCCAGCTAG